TTTACCAATGTTTCAGTATCTCTGCTACCCAGATAAATGTCATAATAAATACCCTTTCATAAAACATAAAGCAGAAAAACATGGCAGCGATCCAGAAAATACTTATATTTACTTTTCAACAGATAATATTAAACAACAAAATTCCGATACATCACTTGTTCTGATTAAATTTACAGAACCGTATCAAACTCAATTAAATAAAGATATTGAACAAGCTAAATATTATAGTAATCATCTAAAACCAATTTTTTTTATTGTTACTAATGGATATAAAATTAAGGTTTTTAAACGTCTTCGTTACTATAGAGAAGAATTTCTATTCGACCTAAATATAGATAAACTTAAAAATATTGCCATAGCATCAGAGTTTTATAATCAACTCAATTTTAATTTTATTAAAAATTTAGATAAAAACAACTCACCTAATTTACATAATAGATATTACTTAGTAGAAAAGTTTTTTCGTCGCCATCAAGATTACCTGGATATCTTAGAAAAATGTGATTTTGAGCCTTCTATTACACAAGAAGACTACCATTTAGTTGTTGTAAAACCTAAAATAGCAATTGACTGCAATTTACCTAAAGCATTTAGAGAAGGTAATTGTAAAATTGAGTTCAGCAGCATCATTTTAAGAGGTCTCAAAATTAGCTTAAATCATCAAGAGATTTTGGGACAATTAATGAAAGGACTGAATACCCAGGTAGATTGGGGATGTCGCCGCTTTTTAAAACAGTTAGATAAAAATACTTTTGAGGTATTTTTAGGAAAATCAACAGTTATTTTATCAGAGTTAGAAGCAGTAGATTTGTGTTTATGTGTTGATAGAGTTTGCCAAGAGTACAAAAATTCAATTATCGAATTTGAGAATGCCTTGGAAACATGGGATTTTGAATTCTTAGAATTTTTAGATAGCCGAGGTTTTAAGCTTTTTTCTGTAGAACAAAACTTGTGGAATTTAATGCAGCAGTTTGCTAACGAGTTTGAATATACTAAAGGCAAATCAGAGTGGCATCTATTTCATAGAGATGATCTCTCAATTCGCGTGAGTCGCGGAATTAGAGATCATGCATTTATTGTGCCCCAATCTAGTAGTTATTTATCTTTATTGCCAAACGATAAAGTTAACATAATCTATGAGATAAATGATGTACATTTACAATCTCTTGTAAAAGGCAAAGTTACTTCATGGCAGCAAGATATTGGGTTACGAGGAACTTGGACAGCTAGATATACTAAAAAATGGTTATTAGAGAAATATATTCCCAAAGTTATTAATTATTACTTAGGTAAATCGCAATTATCTGAAGCTGAATTTTTATCAAAAATAATTAATAATCAATGTGAGCGATCGCCTATAAATGATATCAGAGATTTAGTACCTTATCTTCGTGATATACAGTCCTGGCTAAATATCTATATGGAAAATATTGCTGCTTCCCTATTGCGGCTATATTACCAAGCATTCACAGATTTGGTGCGAAATGCTGATTCTTCCACAATAGGTATAGATTATATTATAAGAAATTTGCAAAGAATTGAGTGGAAGAATACACAAGAAGAAATTTATAGCAATTCTGTAGACAGGAAAAATTGGAATTTTAAATATGTTATGCGTTGCTTAGATGAGCAAGTAATAAGAATAAATAATTGTAATTATGAAAATAGTTTTAAAGCTGATTTAATAACTCGAATATTTATTTGGATTATAGAAAATAGAAACATCAGTTTTTCTCAATCTCAGTTAAATGCTGCTAAACAAGCGCTGCTACCACTATGGACACATAGCCGTTTTGAAATGCGCCATGTGTTTCCTAATCGTTGAAGATGAAAAACCATATAAATTAGGCGATCGCATTTTGAACACATTACATAATCTGTTTTAAATCCAACACAAATCCAGGTAAAATATCTTCTCCTGATAAACTAGTTGGATTTTCTAAAATCTCTATATCTTGACTTGGACGATAAATTTCTACTCGCTTGTTTTTTCGGTCGATTAGCCAGCCTAATTGAGCGCCATTTTCGATATACTCCTGCATTTTATCCTGCAAATCTTTTATAGAATCACTAGGAGAACGTAACTCTACTACAAAATCAGGGCAAATCGGAGCAAATTTTTCTTGTTGTTCTGGGGTTAAAGCATTCCACCGCTCAATTTTTACCCAAGAAACATCAGGAGAACGTTCTGCACCATTGGGTAGGGTGAACCCAGTTGAAGAGTCAAAACCTTTGCCTAAATTATTCTCCGAGTTCCAAATATCTAATTGAGTGGTAATTTTAACATTACGTCTGCCAGTATCACTACCTGTAGGCGGCATAATTAATATTTCCCCTGATGCTGTACGCTCAAATCGATAATCGCGGTTTTTCTGACACATTTTGAAAAATTGCTCGTCAGTCAAGTCGATTTTCAATTTAAGTGTAGAAGGTAAAGTGGTTGTAACAGCATTCATAAGCTATCCTGAGCATCTTACTTTCTAGTTTAGTGGCGTGTAAGGTGCGATCGCACTTCTAATTCAACTTATATAATGAAGCCCAAGGTATCAGAACTAATACACTTCAATTAAGTCTCGTTTTGGCAAGGTTACTCCTTTAAGGATGCATTGGCGCAGATTCTCTTCACTCAAGTCTACTTCTGTTAAATCAACGTAACTTAGATCAGTCTTGAACAAAATCGCTTTGGTAAGATTGGCATGGCTCAAGTCTGTCTTACTCAAGTTTGCCTCAGTCAAATTTGCACCCCTGAGATTTGCCCCAGCCAGAAAAGCACCGCTGAGGTTAGCGTAGCGTAAGTCTGCCCCAGTCAAGTCTGCACCACTGAGGTCGGCATCACGTAGGTCTGCTAAGCGCAGGTCTGCCCTCACAAGAGAAGCTTTATGCAAGTCCGCTTTACTAACAGTTGCCCGAATCAGGTTAGCATCCTCTAGATTCGCCCAAATTAGAATCGCTCTACTGAGGTTGGTTCTCCAGAGAGTCGCCCCAGCCAAATTTGCTTCAATTAAGTTCGCCGCACATAGGTTGGACTGAGATAAAGTTGCATTAGCCAATTTAGCTCCATCCAAATTGATTCCAGCTAGACACGCCTCATTTAGGTTGGCTAAGTGCAGGCTTACCTGAGCAAAATTTCTCTCTCCTGCACAATAGCTTTTGATAAGTTCATCAGCATTCATACAGCTAATCTTCTAAATCCTTATTTATCACTATAAATTGCAGTTCTCAATTGCCAATTGCGAGAAATAACCTTTCTTAAAACACTTTTAAACTTGCAAGAACCTTAAGATCATTTTGTTAAGCTTCACAATATGCTCAATAAAATGGAAAGTTTCTTTTACTAAAGTGTGAAGCGATCGCTCCACACTTTAGCAGTGACTAACTCAATACTCTATTTACGCACTAGGTTGAGCAATTCTT
This region of Nostoc sp. UHCC 0302 genomic DNA includes:
- a CDS encoding Uma2 family endonuclease, which codes for MNAVTTTLPSTLKLKIDLTDEQFFKMCQKNRDYRFERTASGEILIMPPTGSDTGRRNVKITTQLDIWNSENNLGKGFDSSTGFTLPNGAERSPDVSWVKIERWNALTPEQQEKFAPICPDFVVELRSPSDSIKDLQDKMQEYIENGAQLGWLIDRKNKRVEIYRPSQDIEILENPTSLSGEDILPGFVLDLKQIM
- a CDS encoding pentapeptide repeat-containing protein, which produces MNADELIKSYCAGERNFAQVSLHLANLNEACLAGINLDGAKLANATLSQSNLCAANLIEANLAGATLWRTNLSRAILIWANLEDANLIRATVSKADLHKASLVRADLRLADLRDADLSGADLTGADLRYANLSGAFLAGANLRGANLTEANLSKTDLSHANLTKAILFKTDLSYVDLTEVDLSEENLRQCILKGVTLPKRDLIEVY